Part of the Leptospira bouyouniensis genome is shown below.
ATAATCCAAAGGTCCGTTGTTAATTGGACAAATCCAACGGATAAAAACACTCCCCATATTACCCAAAATGCCTTTCCTTGTTTTAGTCCAAGCCATGTGATGATAAGAATCGAAACAATCAATAGAAACAAACTAAATCTTTCTTTCGATTTTCGCCAAATATGCGTTAGTTTTGATATCCATAGAAACCCGATTACGGGCAAAATCCAAGATGTAGAGCCTGAATCTTGGAATAAACCTGTGGTTCGACCTGCGCTCACACTCAGATGAGTCCCCGTGGCAAAAAAATCTAAACTCCAAATTGATTGGATGCACATCACAAGGATGTTGATCCCAAATCCTAAGAATAGACCAAAACGAATTTGTTCTGATAAACTATCTTTGGAAGGTGTGGGCATTGATCTCTCTTCGGAAAAAAAATATAAACTTACAAGTAGGATGGGGACGAGGATTTTACAGGAAAGTCCCATCGCTTCACGGGAAGAAAGATTTGTGTAATATAAAAATTCTTGAATCCCAAGGCAAGTGAAAAGACCGACTCCCTGGTATTGTAAAAAACACAAAATAGTAAGGCATAAAAGGAAAAACAAAAATCCAAAATAAGTGGAATACCAAATGGGCTGATTGGACTTGCCAGTAGGATTACGAATCATCCAATCAGTGATGATTTGTTCTGATTGTTTTGGTAGTGCAGTTTCATTTCTACCGAGTAACACAAGCAAGGTTTCTCTTAACCAAATCCCAAGGATTGAACCGAGGAATAAACCAACGAGTTGGTAAGATCCAACCATTGGCAAACCAGAAAGAAAGGGAAGCCTTACCATCGTAATGGCAGAAAGGCTTGTCCAGACTCTACCCCATTTCCTTTGGTAGATTTGTGGGAAAAATCCAAAGGCAAATTGTAAAAGGAATGAAGGGTAAAAAATATCCTTCGGAACTGGCTCTACGTACCTGTGTAAGTTCCAAACGAGAAAACTCGCGCAAAAGAAAAATACTAAGTCTATAATGGGTAAGGAACGTAACCGGTCTAAAAAACTCACGATAGAAAGAGTTTAAGGAATGGTATGGCGAATCAATAGTATTTTAAAGGGAAAAAGAGAATTCGGTATTTGGGAAAGAAAGGATTAAAAAAGGACTTATCGATTCTCTCTAGTCGAGAGAATCTACGTCCATCCCTGTGGTTGGGTACGCCGAGAGGGAATCCATTCGGTAACCACCAGCACGGTTGCGGCTTTTTGCCATTTGTTCCGCAAATTCCACAGTGAATCTTGTCCACGGGATCGCTTTGAGTCTAGCGAGAGGGATTTTTTTCTTAGTCCCTTCACAGATCCCATAGGTTCCGTTGTCAATTTTTTCTAACGCGAGTTCAATCTCACGAAGAGTCTCAATTTCGTTTTCAGTCAAAACAGAAGTGAGGGCTTCTGAGTTGAGTTCGGATGCGATATCTGCAATATCTCCCATTTCCTTAAGGCCAGAAGGAGAACTTGTGTCTTCCCACTGGTTGAGTTTGATGAGAAGAGATTCTTTTTTCTCTTGGAGGAGCTCACGCACCTCTTCGATGAACTTCTTGTCGACTCCCTTTTCGGCGGAGGATTTTGCAGCTGGTTTCGGCATCTTATTCCTTAGACTTTGGATTCCTTGTGATCCGTATGAGATTTGCAGAATTTGCAATATTTTTTTGTCACAAGTTTTTCCGACTTTGTCTTTTTGTTTTTAGTCTGGAAGTAATTTGACCGCCCAGGTATCGCACATGGGACACAGGTTAGTTTTATGATTTCTCTC
Proteins encoded:
- the rpmG gene encoding 50S ribosomal protein L33 — its product is MREIIKLTCVPCAIPGRSNYFQTKNKKTKSEKLVTKKYCKFCKSHTDHKESKV
- a CDS encoding TraR/DksA family transcriptional regulator; translated protein: MPKPAAKSSAEKGVDKKFIEEVRELLQEKKESLLIKLNQWEDTSSPSGLKEMGDIADIASELNSEALTSVLTENEIETLREIELALEKIDNGTYGICEGTKKKIPLARLKAIPWTRFTVEFAEQMAKSRNRAGGYRMDSLSAYPTTGMDVDSLD